The following are encoded in a window of Phaseolus vulgaris cultivar G19833 chromosome 3, P. vulgaris v2.0, whole genome shotgun sequence genomic DNA:
- the LOC137839136 gene encoding uncharacterized protein, which translates to MSPLFCGVNYQFWKVRMKIFIHSTDKGIWESIENGPFVPQVKKDDVLVDKPSSEWTGAKSKKVKFDWIAKNIITYALSYNEFFRVSQCSSTKEMWDILEVTHEGTTDVKRARNHALIQEYELFRMQKGESICVVQKRFSQL; encoded by the coding sequence ATGTCACCACTGTTTTGTGGGGttaattaccaattttggaaagtgaggaTGAAAATTTTTATACACTCAACTGATAAAGGTATTTGGGagtcaattgaaaatggtccttttgtacCTCAAGTTAAGAAAGATGATGTTTTAGTTGATAAACCTTCATCCGAGTGGACTGGGGCAAAAAGTAAGAAAGTTAAATTTGATTGGAtagccaaaaatattataacatatGCTCTAAGCtataatgagtttttcagggtttcACAATGCAGCTCTactaaagaaatgtgggacatcttggaggtcacacatgaaggcacaactgatgtgaagagagctaggaatcATGCTCTGATTCAAGAGTATGAACTCTTCCGAATGCAAAAGGGAGAATCCATCTGTGTTGTGCAGAAGAGGTTTTCTCAATTGTGA
- the LOC137839137 gene encoding uncharacterized protein: MSFGKKFDEEELNIKVLKCLDRTWQPKVTTISESKDLISMTVASFFGKLREHEIEIQRLAVQESEHKHNKSIALKASKQQLDSSESEEENINLLSRKFSKFLRKRQASKRYDSKKPSEFNSNKYTCYGCGEQGHIKAECPNIEVKEKGGFKKEKKGKAKKAYIAWDDNDVSSSSSSDDEEVNLCLLASVTSSMDSTASKISDFERFSKDWIFVHAKV, translated from the exons ATGAGTTTTGGtaagaagtttgatgaagaagagcTTAACATCAAAGTActgaagtgtcttgatagaacatggcaGCCAAAGGTCACTACCATCTCTGAATCAAAGGATCTCATCTCAATGACTGTGGCATCTTTTTTCGGTAAACTCAGAGAACATGAAATTGAGATTCAAAGGCTTGCTGTCCAAGAAAGTGAACACAAGCATAATAAGAGTATAGCACTTAAAGCTAGTAAGCAACAACTAGATTCcagtgaaagtgaagaagagaacATAAATCTGTtatcaagaaagttcagcaaattcttgagaaAAAGACAAGCTTCTAAAAGGTATGATTCAAAGAAACCTAGTGAATTCAATTCTAATAAGTACACTTGctatggttgtggtgaacagggTCATATCAAGGCTGAATGTCCAAACATTGAAGTCAAAGAAAAGGGAGGCTTcaaaaaggagaaaaagggaaaagctAAGAAAGCATATATAGCATGGGATGACAATGATGTCTCTTCCTCGAGTTCTTCAGATGATGAGGAAGTTAATCTTTGCCTTCTAGCATCAGTAACAAGTAGCATGGATTCTACTGCATCAAAG atttcAGATTTTGAAAGGTTCAGCAAGGACTGGATTTTTGTACATGCCAAAGTCTAG